CTCCTCCTCGGCCCGCGTTGCCGTCAGAGCGCCTTGCTCGGCAAGCCGCCGCCAGGTGAAGAGCTGGTTGGGCGATACACCGTGACGGCGGGCCACCAGGCTCACCGACGAGCCCGGCTCATTGGTCTCGGCGACCATCTCCAGCTTCTCCGTCACCGTCCATCGGCGCCGGCGCTGTGGTCCGGGAAGGACCTCACTCTTCGGATAAGAACCAGTCATGCGCACGACATTACTCCTAACCCTTATCTTAAGCGTGGGTCGTGTCCGGGCAATTAGGGGGCTGGTTCAGAGTACGGCACCAAGCGTAGAGGGATTTAAACCGTCACATACGCCTTTAGCAGAGGTGTAAGCGTCAGGGGCTTTGCGATCCGCACGGCGATTGAGCGGAGAACCAATTCGCGTCCGCAGCCCGCGATACATCTCTCGACCGATGTACGCGGTGTAACGCCGTGCAACAAAATCCGAAAGATGGACACATGAGTGAGACAAGCAATCAGATGTTCTCTTCTGCTACGTATGCCGCCACTAGAGCCAAATTGCGTGGTTTCCTAGTTTCCCAAAATTCACATTATATTGGCGCGATATCGATGATCGCGTGTGTTATGTTTTTTACGCTTGATATAACTCTCGATGTTGTCAGAATATCGAACGGTGAGTTTATATTTACAACCTATGATACTGCACATTTTGCTCTCGAAATCATTGCGGTCCTTTGTCTTATATACGCGTTCCTGAACATCCTGGGGCGACTTAAACTAGCGCGGCTGCAAATAGACGACGCGAGATCCAAACTTGAGGCGGTGCGCAAGGACTTTCGGGACATTTTCGACGACAAATGCAAAAAATGGGCATTGACCGCCGCCGAACGCGATGTCGCGATCCTGCTCCTAAAGGGCCTGCCACTGGCTGAAATCGCCGAGGCGAGAAACACTGCCGTAGGTACGGTAAAAGCGCAGTCCTCGACGATTTTCCGGAAGGCTTCCGTCCGTTCCCGGCCGGAGCTCATGAGCGTCATCCTCGACGATTTTTTAGAACTGTCTGACCGCTAGATCAAGTCAGTCGGCTTCGCGCGCCTGCTTATGCGGAGGTTCATCCGGTGTCGCTGCAAATCCTTACGGCAATCGGCGAGGAACGAGTTTGCCGAACATCCGAAATCTCCATCAAAAACCTCGGTTTGCGCGACTTCGTAGGAGCCCTAAGCCTTTGGTTTAGAGATATCTGCCGAGGTTTATGGACAAAATTGACCGGCACTCGCCAGATCCTGTGGACGGTGATCGGTGTGACGACGCGAGGAGAAAATCGCTTGTGACCGAAGATCCAGATTTATGATTGCAAGTTGACGAGCAAGGAAAACGTCTCATGGCTCAATTCGCAGCTTCTCGCTTTGCGATCTGCGCTAGTATATTTCTGTCGATTTGCTTTATACAGAAGGCTGCGGGACAATCGCAATCCTCAAATAATTATTACGTTAAAATTGTCGGCATAGGTGCACAGACTTGCAATATATTTAATCAAGATATCCAAAGCAATGGCCAAATGATCCGTGACTATGTTGCGTGGGCGCAGGGGTTCATGAGCGGCGCACTTATGCGAGCTCCTGAGGGCAAGGACGTTGGACTGGATTTACTTCCGGAGCGTCTAAATCTCGATGCGCAGGTCGAATTCCTAAAACAATACTGCCGTGATCATAGAGATCGTGCGTTCTCCGACGCGGTAATCGATCTTTACCGTATCCTGCAGGCGCCGCCGAGTTGATCGCCTAGTTGCTAAGGCAACCACCAGTCACCGCCCGACATTCGTTGAGCTGCAAGACAGGCGGCAGTTCCGGAGCTTTGCAAAATGATAGGCCGTATCACCGGGTTTGGTATAGCGCTGCTAATTGGGGCAGTGTCCGCCAGTCTCCTGCCACCGGTTTCGGCCGCTCTCCTGCGAGCGGCGAAGGTTCTTCGGCTACCGTCGATGCCGCCCGCAGAGCCGGTTGCCGGGACGCAGCCGCAAAGGCAGGTCGAGGCAGGCCCGGACCGCCAGGAAACCAACATCCTCAAGCTCAGCGATGAGCGGATCGCGTTGGCTCGCATTCCGACCGCTCCTGCGCGCGCGGAACAACTGCAGCGGCATATTTCGGTGACTGGCACCATAGTTCCGGCGGGAGATCGCATCACGCGCGTTCCGGTCAAGGTCGCCGGAACAATATCAGAGCTTCGCAAGCGGCTCGGCGATACGGTCCAGCGTGGTGAAGTGGTCGCGGTCATCGATAGCCGCGAGATCGCTGATGTGCGGAGCGAATTTCTCGCGTCCGGAGTGAACCTTACGCTTCAGCGCCTTGCATATGAGCGGACCCAGTCCCTTTGGGAACGGCGCGTCACGGCAGAGCAGCAGTACATTCAGGCAAGGGCGACCTATCAGGAGGCGCAGCTGCGCCACGATCTCGCTCGCCAGAAACTACTGGCTCTCGGCCTTGACCCCAATGATGTCTCAGTCCCCGCCCCGGGTGATGTGGCAACGGAGAGTGTGTCTCGCCTTCGCCAATATCCGGTCCTTGCTCTTGCGGGCGGGCGGGTCGTCGAGAGACGCGTTGATGTCGGCGCATCTGTTGGCCAGCAGAATGACCCGACGGAAATTTACACGATTGCAGACTTGTCGACTGTCTGGATCGAGCTTGCGGTGTCGCTACCAGACCTGCCTCAACTTCGGTCGGGTCAGCGTGTGGCAGCAATTGCGACCATGGGAAGCGCGGCTGGCCAGCAGGAGGGCAAGATCGCGTTCGTCAGTCCGCTTCTTGATCAAAACACCCGCCAAGCCCGCGTTGTGGCTGAAATCCCGAACCCCGACGATGTCTGGCGCCCTGGCACGTTTGTAACTGCCGACGTGATCATCAGCGATGCTGACGTGCCGATCGGGGTGCCGCATGCTGCTCTACAGACGATTGGTGGCGAGACCGTTGTGTTTGTGCGGGTCCCAGGGGGCTTCGAGAAGCGAAGCGTTACGGTTGGAGCCCAAGACCACCGCATTATCGAGATCACAGCAGGGCTCCAGGCCGGCGAAGAGATCGCTGTAGCCAATACGTTCGTCCTCAAGGCTGAAATCGGCCGCTCGCGGATGCAGGATTGAGGCCTGCCATGATCGCGCGCATCCTGGAATTCTCCGTTCGTCAGCGCTGGCTGGTGGTCTTTCTGACGCTTCTGGCTTCGGCCGTGGGGGCATGGTCCCTCCTGCGATTGCCGATCGATGCCGTGCCGGACGTCACCAACAACCAGGTTCAGATCAACCTCATCGCACCAGCCCTAACGCCTGTGGAGGTGGAAAAGCAGGCTACATTCCTAATCGAATCGGCGCTCGCTGGAACTCCTGGACTGGAAGCGACCCGCTCGTTTTCCCGCAATGGGTTTGCGCAGATCACGGCGGTCTTCTCTGACAAGGTGGATGTTTATTTTGCCCGGCAGCAGGTCAGTGAAAGGCTGACAGAAGCCAAGCAAAATTTGCCACCAGGCGTCGAAGTCCGAATGGGCCCCATTTCGACCGGACTGGGTGAAATCTATTGGTGGGCGGTGGAATATGTGCCCCCAGCAGAAACAACGGTTGTTGCCGGCAAGCCGGGCTGGCAACCCGACGGCACTTATCTGACCCCCGAAGGACAGCGGCTGGTCGATGAGTTTCAGCGCACCGTCTATCTGCGCACGGTGCAGGACTGGATCATCCGTCCCCAGATGCGTGCGGTTCCTGGCGTCGCCGGGGCGGATGCGGTTGGTGGTTACGTCAAGCAGTACCATGTCAGACCCGATCCCTCGCGGCTGATCGGACTTGGTATTTCATTCTCCGATATCGCCACTGCGATCGAGGCCAACAATGTGAGCCGCGGCGCGAACTATGTTGAGCGAAACGGGGAAGGCGTCATCGTTCGTGCCAGCGGGCGCGTGGAAAATATGGCCGAGATCGGTGAGATCGTCGTGACCACCCGCAATGGGATCCCCGTTCGGGTACGCGACATCGCCGAGGTGGTCATTGGTCGGGAGATTCGGACGGGCAGCGCCAGCGTCAATGGCCATGAAGCCGTGCTGGGGACAGCTCTCATGCTTGTCGGTGGCAACAGTCGCACTGTCGCTGCCGCAGCAGATGCGCGAATGCAGCAGATCAATCGCAATCTTCCCCCGGGGATCCGCGCACGCACCGTCCTGAGCCGAACAGAGCTCGTCGATGCGACGATCGCGACGGTCTCAAAGAATCTGGCCGAAGGTGCCTTCCTTGTGATCGTCGTCTTGTTCCTGCTCTTGGGGAACATCAGGGCTGCTGTCATTACGGCACTGATCATACCAGTGTCGATGCTGCTCACAGCAACAGGCATGATCCAGGCGAAAATGAGTGCCAACCTCATGAGCCTCGGTGCCCTGGATTTCGGTCTGATCGTCGATGGCGCCGTGATCATCACCGAAAACAGTTTGCGCCACCTGGCCGAGCGGCAGCATGAGAAAGGGCGGATACTCAATCTCGAGGAACGGCTTGATACGGTGGTGGCCTCAGCCAAGGAGATGATCCGCCCATCTGTGTTTGGGCAAGCGATCATCATCATGGTCTATTTGCCGCTTCTGACCTTCACGGGCGTCGAGGGCAAAACGTTCCAGCCGATGGCGCTGACCGTCATCATTGCACTCGTTGCCGCCTTCTGCTTGTCGCTCACGCTCGTCCCCGCGCTGATTGCTATCGCGATTACGGGGAAAGTCAGCGAAGTCGAAAATCCAGCGATACGGTGGGTGAAAGTCGCCTATCGACCACTGCTGTCATCTGCAATTGCCGGACCGGTGAAGTTCGTCCTGCCTGCCCTTGTTCTGGTCGGCTTGAGCGCGGCGTTGTTCGGCAAACTTGGCCAGGAATTCACGCCAACCCTGGACGAGCGCAATATCGTGATGGAAGCGCGGCGCATACCGAGCACGGCGCTTGCGCAATCCGATAGCATGCAGCGCGATGTCGAACGCATCATCAGCGGCTTTGCCGAGGTGTCATTCGTGTTTTCTCGGACCGGAACACCGGAACTTGCCGCCGATCCGATGCCACCCAACGCCTCCGATGCATACATCATCCTCAAGCCACACTCTCAGTGGCCCGATCCGAGCATGACAAAGGAAGAGCTGATCAAGAAGATCGAGACTGCTGTTTCTCAGCTTATCGGAACCAATTTTGGCTTCTCTCAGCCAATCCAGATGCGGTTCAACGAACTGATTGCAGGCGTGCGCGACGATCTGGCTGTCAAGGTCTTCGGCGAAGAGTTTGAACCCATGCTTCGTGCGGCCAACCAGATCGCTGCGATTCTCCGGGAGACACCCGGAGCAGCAGACGTGAAAGTCGAGGAGGTTACCGGCCTGCCGTTCCTCGAGATCAGAATCGACAGGACCGCTCTTGCGCGTCGCAATCTGTCTATGGCTGCAGTCCAGGAGACAATTGGAGCCGCAGTAGGAGGTCGTGAGGCGGGTCTTGTCTTTGAGGGAGACCGTCGGTTCCCGATCATCGTTCGGCTGGCCGACGCCTTGAGAGGCGATATCGACGTTCTTGAGAACCTGCCCATTCCCCTCCCGAACACAGGGCAGGCCGGCAGTGTCGCCTCCATTCCGCTCCGCGAGATCGCCCGTTTCAACCTCACGGAGGGCCCGAACCAGGTCTCGAGGGAAAATGGGAAGCGGCGCGTTGTCGTGACCGCCAATGTCCGCGGACGCGACATCGGCTCTTTGGTCGATGAAGCCCAACGCCGGATCGACCGGGAGGTCGCTTTCACACCCGGCTACTACGCGAGTTGGGGAGGTCAGTTCGAAAACCTGGAGGCTGCGAGACAGCGCCTCATGGTTGTTGTTCCCGCATGCTTTTTGATGATCTTTTTGTTGCTCTTCACCGCACTCGGGTCATCACGCGAAGCACTCCTTGTGTTCAGTGCCGTACCGCTTGCGCTCACTGGCGGCATTGTCGCCCTGTGGCTTCGGGGCATGCCTTTCTCGGTGTCTGCCGCGGTTGGCTTTATCGCATTGTCCGGGATCGCCGTCCTGAACAGCCTGGTCATGCTCAGTTACATCGCGCAATTGAGGCGCGATGGGCATTCCGTGCAAACCGCAATTGAGATGGGCGCCATGACTCGTCTTCGACCTGTGATCATGACGGCCCTCGTCGCCTCTCTGGGCTTTATGCCCATGGCGGTAGCGACCGGCACTGGAGCCGAAGTGCAGCGGCCGCTCGCAACGGTGGTTATAGGCGGGCTTATCAGCGCAACGCTGCTGACGCTTCTTGTATTGCCTGCACTATACGCGCGGTTCTCGGTTTCGAAGTTGCGTTCCACTTCGTAAATCACACTGACAAATTGAAGAGTCACGAGCCACAGTTCGATGGCCGACATAATTCATACCTCAAACGTCGCTTTTTGGTCGACAGAACCCTGGCCTCGACCAAAAAACGCTCGCAGGCTCGGGGGGCTACCGTTGCGGCGAGTGGTTTCGTACCGGCTTTCGTTGTGACTATTGAAACGCTGGCGATGGCGACCTGTTCGCGTTGATGGTTGCGAAACTTCGCGCTTCACACATCGGTTGACATCGACATGCAAGCGATGCACTGCACCGTCATGCGGCCGTCTTCTGCGACTGCGACCACGAGACCGGAAATGCCGAGCGACAGTGACAGTCGATTAACTTGGCCGTCCCAGCGACCCGAGTAGCTTCATTAAGCTCACGGCGTCGCCAAAGACGGCGGTGACGAGGTGAGCCATGACCACACTATTCCCCCGTGGCCTGACCGCGTGCGCTCTTTTGCTCGGGTCGTTCCTTGCAGTATCCCCGGCCGTCCTAGCGCAAGGTTGGTCCTGGCCATCTGGTGATCGAATGCCTGAGGACATCAGGCTCAATGCACAGCTGACGGAATTCATCCAAGGGTACCCGAGTTTCAGGGCGGCCTACAACGGGCAAAACAGCCTCCCGGCGGGCGGACAAGTCCGCCAGACGACCAGCATCACGGCGTTTATTGGAGCTCGCCTGCCTTGGGCCGGTGGCGAGTTTTATTTCAACCCAGAATATTTCCAGGGCTTCGGCTTGGGTGAGACTCTCGGTATTGCTGGCTTCCCAAATGGGGATGCACAGAAGGCCGGCAACCGCGTCGGCGTCCTATCCGTCGCCCGGGCCTTCGTTAGGCAGACCTTCGCGCTTGGCTCGGAAACGGAATGGCGGCCTGGTGACTTCAATCAACTCGCGGGCTATGTGCCCACAGGGCGAGTAGTGGTGACTGTCGGCAAATTTGCAGCCTTGGACATGTTTCAGACCAGTTCATACGCCGGCGACACGCGCCGTCAGTTCTGGAACTGGTCTATCTGGTCGTCCGCGGCCTGGGATTTTGCGGCCGACGTAAGAGGCTACACTCAGGGGGTGGCCATTGAGGTCATCCCTAACCCTTCGCTCGCCATACGCTACGGTGCCCTCCTGCTGCCATCGCAGCCGAATGGCGGGCAGCTGCCTTTGCGACTTAACAACCTCAATCACATTGTCGAGTTGGCCTACCAGCACCGCTGGTTCGGTCGTCCGGGGGCCATCAAGCCCTTCGCCTTCTACTCTCTCGGTAACATGGGCAAATTCGAGCAGGCGCTTAGCATCAGCGGGCTCGGCACTCTCGACCCAGACGCGGCGCTGGCGACGACCAGGCGCTACGGCAATCGTAAGTGGGGTTACGGGATCCTCATTGATCAGGAGTTTGCCAACAACGTCGGTGTATTCCTCAGAGCGAGTTGGAGTGATGGCCGGACCGAGACGTTCGCGTTTACTCAGATCGATCGTTCGGTTTCGGTCGGATTTTCCTTCAAGGGCGAATTGTGGAACCGGCCAGGCCACGCGGTAGGCATTGCTGTGGCGCAGAACGATCTATCCCGCTACCATCGCAACTTCCTCGCTGCTGGGGGGACGGGGGTAATCGTCGGCGATGGGGCGCTTCGCTACGGCTCGGAGAAGCTGCTGGAAGCCTATTACGAACTACCGGTGTATCGGGACAACGTCTTCATGGCTGCCAACTATCAGCTGATGCAAAATCCTGGTTATAACCAAGATCGGGGCGGCCCCGTCCATGTCTTGGGCATGCGCATACATGCGCGGTATTAGGCTGCCAGCGCTGACGTGCTCCCGGCCTTTTAGGCCAGTTTGAACTGGGATTTTCCACTTATGATCCCCGTGTCGGGGACGAGGAGAGTTCTATGAAGACGTCGAAGTTCACGGAGGCGCAGATCGCCTTCGTGCTGAAGCAGGCGGAGGACGGTGCGCCGATCGCGGAGGTCTGCCGGAAGGCGGGGATCTCCGACGCCACCTTTTACAATTGGCGGAAGAAGTATGCCGGGTTGATGCCGTCGGAGATGAAGCGGCTGCGTCAGCTCGAGGAGGAGAACGCCAAGCTGAAGCGGATCGTCGCCGACCTGTCCCTGGACAAGGCCATGCTCCAGGACGTTTCGGCAAAAAAGCTCTGAGGCCAGCGCGCAAGCGGGAGCTTGTGGACAAGGTCCGCAGTGATTGGAAGGTGTCGGCCAGGCGCGCCTGCGCCACCCTTCGGATCGATCGGGGTCTTTACGTCTACAAGTCGAAGCGTGGCACGCAGGCCGAGCTGAAGCAGCGCATCAAGGAGATCTGTGAGACGCGGGTACGGTACGGCTATCGCCGGGTCCACGTCTTGCTGCGCAGAGACGGATGGGCGGTCAATCCGAAGTGGATTTATCGTCTTTACAAGGAGTTGGGGCTGCAATTGCGCAACAAGGTGCCCAAGCGCCGGGTGAAGGCGAAGCTGCGGGACGATCGCCGGGCGGCCACGCGAACGAACGAGACCTGGGCCATGGACTTCGTTCACGACCAACTGGCGACCGGGCGGAAGATCCGCGTGCTGACGATCGTTGATACCTTCTCCCGGTTCTCACCGGCGGTGGATGCGCGGTTCAGCTACCGGGGCGAGGACGTGGTGCTGACCCTTGAACGGGTCTGTGCTGCCCTCGGCTATCCAGCGACGATCCGGGTTGACCAAGGCTCGGAGTTCGTCAGCCGTGATCTCGATCTGTGGGCCTATCAGAAGGGCGTCATCCTCGACTTCTCCCGGCCCGGCAAGCCGACCGACAACGGCTTCATCGAGTCGTTCAATGGCAAGTTCCGGGCGGAGTGCCTGAACACCCACTGGTTCATGAGCCTTGACGACGCACGATCGAAAATGGAGGCTTGGCGTAGAGACTACAACGAGGTCCGGCCACACAGCGCCATTGGCAATAAGCCCCCGATCGCGCTGATGAATGGCTCTCCGGCACTCCCGCCGGCATGAGCCCTAACCCCGGAAGCTTCCAGCTCCGGCTGGCCTAGAAACGGGTAGCGCTTCATCCAACCGCCGGGACGAACTCAAGGCTGGATAGAAACTGGGGGCAACGTCAGATGGACGATAAACTTCGCGGCCCGCCTCAAGCCGTTCATTCGTCGCCCTCAAGTGGGCGAATGGCACCGCGATTAGAAGCAGCCACAATACTCCAGCCGCTCATGTCCGAACGCGGTGAGGAACAACTTTCGGGAAAAAGGAAACTATCTCCGCATTTGAGAAAAACCTTCGAGCGCCTAGAAACCCGAACAGTTTTGCCCGCAGGCATGGCGTCTGCGATTTAGAGTACCTTGGCAGTCTTGGCATTGGGCGCCGATTCCAGGCCAGAATTGGTAGGAGCCGTCGCTGTCACAAGATATGCTCGTGCCTGTGCAGCGACGATTTTAATGCTCCAGCAATTGGGCTCAGGTATCGACGACCGAAGCGTCGTTCAGGACCTCACCGTTGACCGAACAGCCGTCATCAGTCGTAAAGTTTGATGCCTTGCCTCATGACGGCCGTGAATGGGAGGTCATATCTGCGGGCCGGGTTGGGCGAAGCGGGCTATATACACAAGAGGTCGCCGCGGATCTTCTTTTGGCCGAGGCTGGGTGGCGTCAAATCGATCCACATGTAACGCCAGAGACCCGCATTGTTCGCGTTGACGTCTCGTGGCTAAGCGGCTTGCGCCCGGGGTCGATTGTTCGCAACGGAGAAAAAGTCTCGAGTGTCGACCAGCGGTCACCTGGTCCGCGCACATGGCGCCAAGCAACTGTGACCCGTGCCGATCCAAATCCCTTCAGCGTCACTCTAACCGGTTTCCTCCCTCTGACGGGCAAGGTCTCTCGGCCCACACATCCCATATCGGACCTTGAGGGGCTGCGATACTTTCCGGTCCGCTTGGACGGTAGCTCGTTGGCCTACGTTCCTGTTCTCGAGCTGCTCTTGGCTGTCTTCCGCCTGGGTGGACCGTGGCTTCGGCATATGATCGAAGGCCTGGGGCTGCCTGACCGACCGGAGTCGGGTCGTCTTGTAGACCTTTCCCCGGGGAGCTTCAGCGTTGTGGACGGAGTGCTGGCGTGCCGAGGGTTTTCTGACCCTCGGTCTCGATCAGCGCCAATACCCGTCATTCTCGGCGATCCTGAGCGACATCGGTCTTACGTGGCAGTTTTCCAGAAACTGTCGCAGCGAGACTTTTTGAACAGCCCGCAATTCGTGGACACGTATTTCCCGCAAGACGTTCCGATGATCTGCGACGTTGAGTTCGAGCAGGTCGCGCTGAAGAAGCAGGGGATCTCGGCCTCCGGGGCGGCCGTGCGCCAGCCCTTGCTCGTCACCAGGGTTCGCGCCGCTCGGTTCGAGCTGGGCGTCAGCCGGGTGAAGATCTTTGTACCCGACCGTCGCGAGCAGGTCAGCGACATACCCTCACGGGTCAGTGCGCAGATCGTGAACGACGGCGAGCTTGTGATCGGCGAGCCTGTATTGAAATCGAGAGTGGCACCAAGTCGATCGCTGGAGACGAGATACATTGCAGTCGAGGACGAGGAGCCTGAAGGTGTCCCGACGGACATTGTCGTCGACCCCAGCCGGTCCGCAGTGAAACACTACAGACGCAAGTCCGGGAGCAGTGTCGCGGTCGAAGGCTCGTCAACAGGATCGCCGCATGGAGACACTGCCCGGATCGACCGGGCGTCCTTGCAGCCTATGACCAAGCCACGTGGGATCACGTCGAGAATGCAGCATTTGATCGACGCCGTGAAACTCGCAGCCACTCTGGATAGGGCGATTTTTAGGTTGGAGGCGCCGCCAAGCCTATACGACGGTGGCGATGGTCTTTGGCAGGTGGCGACCGGTGACCTTCACAAACTTCCGTCCTGGATAAGGCCTGGTGGTATAGCGCGGCGCATCGCCGTCATGTCGCTCGCTTCGCGGGAGGGGGTTCTCTACCTGTTCGATGCGGAGGTCCTCACCTCCGGCGGCGAGCGTTCAGCTTTGCTTGTTTGGTCAGCCGGGCCACGTCTCCCCACGGCTGCGCTTTATGAGTTGATTATCATGCTTGCACGAGCTGAAGGTGTTTTGCGGGAGGATCCGATCACCTTGGGCAACGTTTCCGGCGGTGCTCCGCCCGTTGCGAGGACGGACCTGCGCGCCGGTGTGTTTCGTCATCGACAGGACAGCGTCCCTCCTGATCAGGTCGCCAGATCAGTCCTGCGGAAGAGAGACGAACTCCGGGGGCTCTAGCTCGGCTGCAAGAGTTGGTGCAGCGATCGTTGCCAGCGCTTCTTGGGTGTGAATGCTATCTCCGATCAGGCGCCGCAGGTCGCGGCCGCTCACACCGATCCTGCGCTTGGCGAGATAGCGGGCCGCTGCCCTGACTTCCTCAACTGGCGGGCTGTAGGTTCTTGGCCGCAGTCCCTGATCGACAATTGTTCTGAGCGCGAACGGGACGCTGCGCATGTCGCGCAGGGCCCATGAATGCCACATCCCGGCTTCGGACATAGAGCTGACGTAATTGTAAGGCCAGTTGTCTGCCAAGGCCATGATCAGGGCGTGCATGCGGTGGCGTTCGGCGGAGCTGAGGAACTCGACCTCCTCGCGCCCGCCTTCGAAGTTGAACGGTCTGTCACTGATATCCGTTTGTCGGCCGAGTACCGTCCTGAGCCGCTGTGATCTCGGCCCGGAGATGATGTTCCGTCCAAGCTGCCTCAGGACGCTAAACAGGATGGGGCTGTAGTGGAACGTCGAGGCGCCGAGGCGGCCCCATCCAGCATGCAGGGCGTCGTCTGCAAGCGCGTTGAACCGGATGGCGTCCTGGTTTGGCGGTTGGCCTTTGGCATGACGGAGATCGCGGTTGCAGTTCCAGCAGACGTGAAGCGCGCGCGACCGGAATGGCATAAGGGGCGATGCGCAGCGGCTGCAGCGGTCGAGGAGAACCTGGCTGTGGACGACGCAGACGGACATCACCGCAAGTCGCCATTGCTTGCGCAGATACGGGCGTTCGTCGCTCGAGAGACAGTGTGGGCAGTATTGCTGCCCTGGCAGCTTACGGTCGCGATTGCGTACACCCACGGGCAACACCCATGGATAAATGCCTCGTGCACCGCAGTCCGCGAAGAGGCGACCATCAAAGGCTGTGAGGGTTGTAGATGCTGCGACCGCTGGGTTCGTTCCGGTCCCGACGGCCATACCGGCGATGACCCGTGGATCCCCCAGCAGGTCGATATCTCGGCTAAGAACCGGAGGCTCCGACTGCCAGTAGGTGTGCACGAAAGCATAAGGGAGGAACAGCATCCCTGTCGCGGTCCTCTGGATCCACGACGACAAAAGTTCATCCGGAAGCGGAGGTGGTCTGAAAGCAAAACGCGACGTGAACATTACTCATAAGGTGCGGGTGCCAGAGTGCGGGCTGCTCCCTGTCTTGCGATGATATTCTGCGCGTAAATGGTTTCCGTAAGGTTCTTTGCAGTGATCCTCTCTACTTTGGTTTCTACGGCCGCCACGGTGGCATGGAACAGAAGCTCAGAGAGCCGGCCAGGTAGCCCCTCCGACAGATTGTAGAGCATTTCGGCCATTCGATCTTCGGAAAGATGGGATGCCCTTTTGAGTGGGATGATCGCCTCCATGGTGTTCAGGAAGGCTGTGAAGTCGTTCCCTTTCTGGACCTTCGGGATTTCGATAGCATAGAAGCGTTCCGTCAGCTCGCGGCTGCTAGAGATGAAGCTGTAAGCCTCGCGTGTACCGGACAAGACCATAGGCCGACGGATCTTGTTAGACAGCTCCTTAATTTGCCGGAGCATTTCGTCTTTGGCGTCATTCGTTGGGATGATGTTGTGGATCTCGTCGAAAATCGCGAGACGCAGGCCCACCTCCTCCATCAATCGGCGAGTCATCACCGGCAGGGCCTCATTCCTGCCGTAAGGGTTGAACGCGCGACCAAGCCGCGTGAGGATCAATTCGAAGAACTCCGTCCGATTGTTGTCGGTCGGCATGGAGATCATGATCGCCGGGATGTTCGCATAACCAGTTGGTCGTACGTCCCCTTCTTGCTCTGCTTTTTGCATCTTCCGTCTGACATATCGCTCGAGCAGCGCCGTTTTGCCGACGTTGGAGTCTCCCCAGATCAGTAGATTGGGTGAGCGGGCTTGATCACCGCGCAGGAACAGTCTGTCGAGCTCCTTGAAGACCAACTCGACCGTAGGGGTGGTCACAAAGATCCGCGGCCAGAACTGATAGATCCGGGTTTCGATCGGTTCGGTGACCAGTGCCTGCACAGCGGGATCAAGATGGTCCAAGGTCATAGCTCGAAATCAAACTTTGGCTTTGCAGCAGGCGGAGAAGGCTTCTCGGCATGATCCTCGTCGGGGATAGCCAGCGCGGCCTGGATGGAAGCGGGGATCGGATCGTTGAAGATCTTGGGGTTCTGCGCGTCACTCATTTTCATTCCGTGACGGGCATTCGCCACCTCAC
The genomic region above belongs to Phreatobacter oligotrophus and contains:
- a CDS encoding TniQ family protein; translated protein: MFTSRFAFRPPPLPDELLSSWIQRTATGMLFLPYAFVHTYWQSEPPVLSRDIDLLGDPRVIAGMAVGTGTNPAVAASTTLTAFDGRLFADCGARGIYPWVLPVGVRNRDRKLPGQQYCPHCLSSDERPYLRKQWRLAVMSVCVVHSQVLLDRCSRCASPLMPFRSRALHVCWNCNRDLRHAKGQPPNQDAIRFNALADDALHAGWGRLGASTFHYSPILFSVLRQLGRNIISGPRSQRLRTVLGRQTDISDRPFNFEGGREEVEFLSSAERHRMHALIMALADNWPYNYVSSMSEAGMWHSWALRDMRSVPFALRTIVDQGLRPRTYSPPVEEVRAAARYLAKRRIGVSGRDLRRLIGDSIHTQEALATIAAPTLAAELEPPEFVSLPQD
- a CDS encoding TniB family NTP-binding protein — translated: MDHLDPAVQALVTEPIETRIYQFWPRIFVTTPTVELVFKELDRLFLRGDQARSPNLLIWGDSNVGKTALLERYVRRKMQKAEQEGDVRPTGYANIPAIMISMPTDNNRTEFFELILTRLGRAFNPYGRNEALPVMTRRLMEEVGLRLAIFDEIHNIIPTNDAKDEMLRQIKELSNKIRRPMVLSGTREAYSFISSSRELTERFYAIEIPKVQKGNDFTAFLNTMEAIIPLKRASHLSEDRMAEMLYNLSEGLPGRLSELLFHATVAAVETKVERITAKNLTETIYAQNIIARQGAARTLAPAPYE
- a CDS encoding IS3 family transposase (programmed frameshift), coding for MKTSKFTEAQIAFVLKQAEDGAPIAEVCRKAGISDATFYNWRKKYAGLMPSEMKRLRQLEEENAKLKRIVADLSLDKAMLQDVFGKKALRPARKRELVDKVRSDWKVSARRACATLRIDRGLYVYKSKRGTQAELKQRIKEICETRVRYGYRRVHVLLRRDGWAVNPKWIYRLYKELGLQLRNKVPKRRVKAKLRDDRRAATRTNETWAMDFVHDQLATGRKIRVLTIVDTFSRFSPAVDARFSYRGEDVVLTLERVCAALGYPATIRVDQGSEFVSRDLDLWAYQKGVILDFSRPGKPTDNGFIESFNGKFRAECLNTHWFMSLDDARSKMEAWRRDYNEVRPHSAIGNKPPIALMNGSPALPPA
- a CDS encoding carbohydrate porin, with amino-acid sequence MPEDIRLNAQLTEFIQGYPSFRAAYNGQNSLPAGGQVRQTTSITAFIGARLPWAGGEFYFNPEYFQGFGLGETLGIAGFPNGDAQKAGNRVGVLSVARAFVRQTFALGSETEWRPGDFNQLAGYVPTGRVVVTVGKFAALDMFQTSSYAGDTRRQFWNWSIWSSAAWDFAADVRGYTQGVAIEVIPNPSLAIRYGALLLPSQPNGGQLPLRLNNLNHIVELAYQHRWFGRPGAIKPFAFYSLGNMGKFEQALSISGLGTLDPDAALATTRRYGNRKWGYGILIDQEFANNVGVFLRASWSDGRTETFAFTQIDRSVSVGFSFKGELWNRPGHAVGIAVAQNDLSRYHRNFLAAGGTGVIVGDGALRYGSEKLLEAYYELPVYRDNVFMAANYQLMQNPGYNQDRGGPVHVLGMRIHARY